Proteins encoded together in one Anaerotignum propionicum DSM 1682 window:
- a CDS encoding FAD-dependent oxidoreductase codes for MNTLQLKKDLYWAGILDKDLRVFDIIMMTEFGTTYNSYILKCGDKTVLFETAKAKFFDQYEKAISEKLDVENIDYIVVDHTEPDHAGSLQSIIEKCPRAKIIATPTAIGFLKQIVNRDFYSIAVKDKDELRIGDKTLRFYSLPNLHWPDSMYTYIVEDKVLVTCDSFGSHYAHDGILRSTVTDEEGYMRATKYYFDNILGPFKQPYMTAALDVVKSLEIDMICTGHGPVLDSHIEELIQIYEEWCKVPVNEKKTVVMPYVSAYGYTGELAEKIADGIRESGDIEVKIYDMVTADPGVVLGEIAPAEGILFGTPTILGDALKPIWDLATSLYSPIHGGKLASAFGSYGWSGEGVPHLIERLKQLNMRVIDGYRVQFKPSEKELLEAFEFGYRFGQKLQQKEMPKKSGARSTLVKCLVCGEILDSSLDRCPVCGVGPENFAPIEVETVAFYKESLENFVILGGGTAALNAAKAIRERNKTAKITMVSEEKELPYDRPMLTKNMFGALSGDAIASEDRAWYEDNQVIIKLGTKVEKLDTQKKEAHLSNGEVLPYDKCVYALGANSFVPPIKGRDLEGVTAIRTISDVEKVSHWALNAKSAVVIGGGVLGLEAAWELRKEKLQVTVLEGAPVLMAGKIDSEAVEMLTKIASDQGIRIVTGAKISELSGNGKVESVLLDGGESIPADIVIISTGVRASIALANEAGITCDRAVVVDEAMRTNLPDVYACGDCAQYQGMNIAIWPVASEMGRIAGANAAGDSLTYSQKTYGVTLAALGTMLYAIGDPGSKEGLTYKTMQVKDERKGILEKYYFLNNTICGAILLGDTSNLAKVTEAIEEMKSFGEFFK; via the coding sequence ATGAATACATTGCAGTTAAAAAAAGACCTTTATTGGGCAGGTATTTTAGATAAAGATTTACGGGTGTTTGATATAATTATGATGACGGAGTTTGGTACTACATATAACTCCTATATCTTAAAATGCGGAGATAAAACCGTGCTATTTGAAACAGCGAAAGCAAAGTTTTTTGATCAATATGAAAAAGCAATTTCTGAAAAGCTTGATGTAGAGAATATTGATTATATCGTTGTTGACCATACAGAGCCCGATCATGCAGGAAGCTTACAGAGTATTATTGAAAAATGCCCTCGGGCAAAAATTATTGCCACACCAACGGCCATCGGCTTTTTGAAGCAGATTGTAAATCGTGATTTTTATAGTATTGCCGTGAAGGATAAGGATGAGTTGCGCATTGGTGATAAAACCCTGCGTTTTTATTCCCTGCCAAATCTTCATTGGCCTGATAGTATGTATACTTACATTGTTGAGGATAAGGTTTTGGTGACCTGCGATTCCTTCGGCTCTCATTATGCCCATGACGGCATTTTAAGAAGCACTGTAACCGATGAAGAAGGCTATATGCGTGCGACAAAATATTATTTTGATAATATTTTAGGGCCGTTTAAACAGCCTTATATGACAGCAGCCTTGGATGTGGTAAAATCATTGGAAATTGATATGATTTGCACTGGCCATGGCCCTGTATTAGATAGCCATATTGAGGAACTGATTCAAATTTACGAGGAATGGTGTAAGGTTCCTGTTAACGAGAAGAAAACCGTTGTAATGCCATATGTAAGTGCTTATGGCTATACTGGTGAGTTGGCAGAAAAAATTGCCGATGGTATTCGTGAAAGCGGGGATATTGAGGTAAAGATATATGACATGGTAACGGCAGACCCCGGCGTGGTTCTAGGTGAAATCGCCCCCGCAGAAGGTATCCTGTTTGGCACACCTACCATTTTGGGAGATGCATTAAAGCCTATTTGGGATTTAGCCACCTCTTTGTACTCCCCAATTCATGGCGGTAAGCTTGCCAGTGCCTTTGGCAGTTACGGCTGGAGCGGCGAAGGCGTGCCTCATTTGATAGAGCGATTGAAACAGTTAAATATGCGTGTAATAGATGGTTACCGTGTACAATTTAAGCCTTCGGAGAAAGAGCTTTTGGAAGCCTTTGAGTTTGGCTATCGGTTTGGTCAAAAATTACAGCAAAAGGAAATGCCAAAAAAATCAGGCGCAAGGTCTACGCTGGTGAAATGCTTGGTTTGTGGTGAAATTTTGGATTCTTCTTTGGATCGTTGCCCTGTTTGTGGTGTTGGGCCTGAAAACTTTGCACCAATTGAAGTTGAAACCGTTGCTTTCTACAAGGAAAGCTTGGAGAACTTTGTGATTCTTGGTGGCGGTACAGCGGCACTGAATGCGGCAAAAGCCATTCGAGAGCGGAATAAGACGGCAAAAATCACCATGGTTTCGGAAGAAAAGGAATTGCCTTATGATAGACCTATGCTGACAAAGAACATGTTTGGGGCATTAAGTGGTGATGCCATTGCCAGCGAGGACAGAGCTTGGTATGAAGATAATCAGGTTATCATTAAATTAGGCACCAAGGTAGAGAAGCTGGATACCCAGAAGAAGGAAGCTCATCTTTCCAACGGCGAGGTATTGCCTTATGATAAGTGCGTTTATGCTTTGGGTGCAAATAGCTTTGTTCCTCCCATTAAAGGAAGGGATTTAGAAGGCGTAACCGCAATCAGAACCATTTCTGACGTGGAGAAGGTAAGTCACTGGGCGTTAAACGCAAAATCCGCTGTGGTAATCGGTGGTGGCGTATTAGGCCTTGAAGCTGCTTGGGAGTTGCGTAAAGAAAAGCTTCAGGTAACAGTTTTGGAAGGCGCACCTGTTTTGATGGCAGGAAAGATTGACAGCGAAGCAGTAGAAATGCTCACCAAGATTGCCAGTGACCAAGGCATTCGTATTGTAACCGGTGCAAAAATTTCCGAGCTTAGCGGAAATGGCAAGGTTGAAAGCGTTTTATTGGATGGCGGCGAAAGCATTCCTGCGGATATCGTGATTATCTCCACTGGTGTTCGTGCAAGCATCGCTTTGGCTAATGAGGCGGGTATTACCTGTGATCGTGCTGTTGTTGTGGATGAAGCAATGCGCACCAATTTGCCTGATGTTTATGCTTGTGGTGATTGTGCCCAGTATCAGGGTATGAATATTGCAATTTGGCCTGTGGCGTCTGAAATGGGACGTATTGCAGGGGCAAATGCAGCAGGAGACAGCTTAACCTATAGCCAAAAGACCTATGGCGTAACTTTAGCGGCCCTGGGAACCATGTTGTATGCCATTGGTGACCCCGGCAGTAAGGAAGGTTTAACCTATAAAACCATGCAGGTAAAGGATGAAAGAAAGGGTATTTTGGAAAAATATTATTTCTTAAACAATACAATTTGTGGTGCAATCCTCTTGGGAGATACCTCGAATCTTGCAAAGGTAACCGAAGCAATTGAGGAAATGAAAAGCTTTGGAGAATTTTTTAAATAA
- a CDS encoding desulfoferrodoxin family protein, translating to MTPKFFRCNHCKNIIHMVEDRGGTVVCCGEAMQELKANTSDGATEKHVPVVTVEGNKVKVVVGSVAHPMLEEHHIAWIYLETTKGGQLKYLDHTGAPEAEFALTDDEKLVAAYEYCNLHGLWKYEA from the coding sequence ATGACACCAAAGTTTTTTAGATGTAATCACTGTAAAAATATTATTCACATGGTAGAGGATAGAGGGGGTACTGTAGTCTGTTGTGGAGAGGCTATGCAGGAATTGAAAGCAAATACCTCTGATGGTGCGACAGAAAAGCATGTTCCCGTTGTAACAGTAGAGGGAAATAAGGTGAAAGTTGTTGTTGGCAGTGTTGCCCATCCTATGTTGGAAGAACATCACATCGCTTGGATTTATTTAGAAACAACCAAAGGCGGACAACTGAAGTATTTGGATCACACAGGTGCTCCTGAAGCTGAATTTGCTTTGACAGATGACGAGAAATTAGTAGCAGCGTACGAGTACTGTAATTTACATGGACTTTGGAAGTACGAAGCATAA
- the carB gene encoding carbamoyl-phosphate synthase large subunit produces the protein MPLNKKLKRVMIIGSGPIVIGQAAEFDYAGTQACRALKSLGLEVILINPNPATIMTDNAIADKIYIEPLKIDVIKRIIQKEKPDGLLSTLGGQNGLTLSMQLAKEGFLEQEDVLLLGSRLETIDKAEDRLMFKETMEKLNQPCIPSEVVTDIESALNFADYIGYPVIVRPAFTLGGSGGGIAKNKAELSEIARSGLEASPIHQILVEQCISGWKEIEFEVMRDGDGNVIAVCSMENFDPVGVHTGDSIVIAPAVTLADKEYQMLRTAALDIITELQVEGGCNVQFALDPESFRYAVIEVNPRVSRSSALASKATGYPIAKVAALIAVGLTLGEIENAVTGKTSAFFEPTLDYVVVKLPKWPFDKFVYAKRKLGTQMKATGEVMSIAPTFEQALLKAVRGAEISMNTLNLAILEENTTDEIREMLDEATDRRLFVVYEALKRGISIEEVHKITLIDEWFLGKLMNILEIEQRLAKETLTEELYVLAKNTGFLDKTIFSLSGQTHPHRNSVYKMVDTCAAEFAAQTPYFYATYDAENEAAEFIENHNSGKKTVIVFGSGPIRIGQGIEFDYASVHCVWTLKEEGYDVVMVNNNPETVSTDFDTADRLYFEPLTPEDVMDIIATEKPYGVVVAFGGQTAIKLTKALSEAGVRILGTSAQSIDAAEDREKFDAILEELQMSRPKGFGVMTKEEALTAANQLGYPVLVRPSYVLGGQNMIIAFSDEEVARYMDIILAGGIENPILVDKYLMGTEVEVDAICDGEAVLIPGIMEHVERAGVHSGDSIAVYPAWNLSGPLTRRLIEATEKLALALETRGLINIQYVIFENEIYIIEANPRASRTIPYISKVTGLPVVDIATQVMLGKKLSDLPYGTGLFRQSLFSAVKVPVFSFEKLTDVDTHLGPEMKSTGEVLGIGRTLEEAIYKGLAGAGYHMEQRGGVLLTVKKRDKVEVVHPARKLHELGFQLYATEGTAYELKKYDIPVTELPTMVEGIDEIMELLESGKIQYMVSTSNKSTLPQLASVKLRRKATERGIFCLTSIDTTNALVNALSSGFHLNNMELIDIAHLPREKEKLHFTKMRGSGNDYIYFNCFEQEIKNPEFLSVWLSSRRNSIGGDGIVLIEPSTIADAKMRMFNADGTESAVAGNPIRCVAKYLYDNHMIQSENVTIETGNGVKQLELFVRENEVYSVLVQMGKADFSPKAVPVTLGEEAVIHKAVTVGNKEYFITCLSMGNPHCVIFTEDVEYIPLEEVGPMLEHAPFFPERANISFASVEDRTTLRMRVWERGIGETMACGTGACAVAAAAVALGHCPDKQDITVKLRGGDLIIHCDDNNINMTGDARKDFEGIIEI, from the coding sequence ATGCCGCTGAATAAAAAATTGAAACGTGTTATGATTATTGGCTCCGGCCCAATTGTCATTGGGCAAGCGGCTGAATTTGACTATGCCGGCACCCAAGCATGCCGTGCGTTGAAGTCCTTAGGTCTTGAGGTTATCTTGATTAACCCCAACCCTGCTACCATTATGACGGATAATGCCATTGCAGATAAAATTTATATTGAACCGTTAAAAATTGATGTTATTAAAAGAATTATTCAAAAAGAGAAGCCTGACGGCCTCCTTTCCACGTTGGGCGGTCAAAACGGCTTAACCCTGTCAATGCAATTGGCAAAAGAAGGATTTTTGGAGCAAGAAGACGTCCTTCTGTTAGGATCTCGTTTAGAAACCATTGATAAAGCTGAAGACCGCCTGATGTTTAAGGAAACCATGGAAAAGCTGAATCAGCCCTGCATCCCTTCTGAAGTAGTTACAGATATTGAAAGTGCCCTAAACTTTGCGGATTATATTGGTTATCCCGTTATTGTACGTCCTGCCTTTACTTTAGGGGGAAGCGGCGGCGGTATTGCCAAAAACAAAGCCGAATTATCGGAAATTGCCCGCAGTGGTTTGGAGGCTTCTCCCATTCATCAAATCTTAGTTGAGCAGTGTATCTCCGGTTGGAAAGAAATTGAATTTGAAGTTATGCGTGATGGCGACGGAAACGTAATCGCTGTATGTTCCATGGAAAACTTTGATCCCGTTGGTGTGCATACAGGGGATTCTATCGTTATCGCCCCTGCCGTTACTTTGGCGGATAAGGAATATCAAATGCTCCGTACTGCCGCTTTGGATATTATTACCGAATTACAGGTAGAAGGCGGTTGTAACGTTCAGTTTGCTTTAGACCCCGAGAGCTTCCGCTATGCGGTAATTGAGGTAAACCCCCGTGTTTCCCGCTCCTCCGCCCTAGCATCCAAAGCAACAGGCTATCCCATTGCAAAGGTTGCGGCACTGATTGCCGTTGGTCTGACCCTTGGGGAAATCGAAAACGCCGTAACAGGGAAAACCAGCGCATTCTTCGAGCCAACCTTAGACTATGTGGTTGTAAAACTGCCAAAATGGCCTTTTGATAAATTTGTTTATGCAAAAAGAAAGCTTGGCACTCAAATGAAGGCTACGGGGGAAGTTATGTCAATTGCACCTACCTTTGAGCAGGCTCTTTTGAAGGCCGTTCGTGGAGCGGAAATCTCCATGAATACGCTGAATTTAGCTATTCTAGAGGAAAATACTACTGATGAAATCAGAGAAATGCTGGATGAAGCCACAGACCGCAGACTGTTTGTGGTATACGAGGCGTTGAAACGTGGCATTTCCATTGAAGAGGTTCATAAAATTACCCTCATTGATGAGTGGTTCTTGGGCAAGCTCATGAATATTTTAGAGATTGAACAACGCTTAGCAAAAGAGACACTCACCGAAGAATTATATGTATTGGCAAAGAATACAGGCTTTTTGGATAAGACCATTTTCAGCCTTTCGGGACAAACCCATCCCCACAGAAACTCTGTTTATAAAATGGTTGATACCTGTGCGGCGGAATTTGCGGCTCAAACCCCTTATTTTTACGCTACCTATGACGCAGAAAATGAAGCCGCAGAATTCATCGAAAACCATAACAGTGGAAAGAAGACGGTTATCGTTTTCGGTTCCGGCCCTATCCGTATTGGTCAGGGTATCGAGTTTGACTACGCTTCCGTTCACTGTGTTTGGACATTAAAAGAGGAAGGCTACGATGTGGTTATGGTAAACAATAACCCCGAAACCGTATCCACCGACTTTGACACTGCCGACCGTCTTTATTTTGAACCCCTCACCCCTGAGGATGTGATGGATATTATTGCAACAGAAAAACCTTACGGCGTTGTAGTTGCCTTCGGCGGACAAACGGCAATTAAGCTGACAAAGGCTCTCTCCGAAGCAGGTGTACGTATTTTAGGAACCTCTGCTCAAAGCATTGATGCGGCGGAGGACAGAGAAAAATTCGATGCCATTCTTGAGGAATTGCAGATGTCAAGACCAAAGGGCTTTGGTGTTATGACAAAAGAAGAAGCATTAACCGCAGCAAATCAGCTTGGCTACCCCGTTTTGGTACGTCCCTCCTATGTTTTAGGTGGACAAAACATGATTATCGCCTTTTCTGATGAGGAAGTAGCCCGCTATATGGATATCATTCTGGCTGGGGGCATTGAAAACCCTATCTTGGTAGACAAATATCTCATGGGTACTGAGGTTGAGGTTGACGCAATCTGCGATGGCGAAGCAGTGCTCATTCCGGGAATTATGGAGCATGTGGAACGTGCCGGTGTTCACAGTGGTGACTCTATCGCCGTTTATCCCGCTTGGAACCTCAGCGGCCCCCTTACCCGCCGTTTGATTGAAGCAACGGAAAAATTGGCTTTGGCATTGGAAACCAGAGGCCTGATTAATATACAGTATGTTATTTTTGAGAATGAAATCTATATTATAGAAGCCAACCCTCGTGCTTCCAGAACCATCCCTTATATCAGCAAGGTAACAGGCTTACCCGTGGTTGATATCGCTACGCAGGTAATGCTGGGCAAAAAACTTTCGGACTTGCCTTATGGTACAGGCTTATTCCGTCAATCCCTCTTCTCCGCAGTAAAAGTGCCTGTATTCTCCTTTGAGAAGCTGACAGATGTGGATACCCACCTTGGGCCTGAAATGAAGTCCACAGGGGAAGTTCTGGGCATTGGGCGTACTTTGGAAGAAGCAATCTATAAAGGCTTAGCAGGAGCAGGCTACCACATGGAACAGCGTGGCGGCGTGTTGCTGACAGTGAAAAAGCGAGATAAAGTAGAAGTGGTTCATCCTGCAAGAAAATTGCATGAATTAGGCTTCCAGCTATATGCAACAGAAGGTACAGCTTATGAGCTGAAAAAATATGATATTCCTGTAACGGAGCTGCCTACTATGGTCGAAGGCATTGATGAAATTATGGAGCTTTTGGAAAGCGGAAAAATTCAGTATATGGTTTCCACCTCCAATAAAAGCACGCTGCCCCAGCTTGCTAGCGTGAAGTTGCGCAGAAAGGCAACGGAACGTGGTATTTTCTGCCTCACCAGCATTGATACCACAAATGCCTTGGTAAATGCATTATCCAGCGGATTCCACCTGAATAATATGGAGCTTATTGATATTGCCCATTTGCCCAGAGAAAAAGAAAAGCTCCATTTTACAAAAATGCGTGGCAGTGGCAACGATTATATCTACTTCAATTGTTTTGAACAGGAAATCAAAAATCCTGAGTTTTTAAGTGTATGGCTTTCCAGCCGTCGTAACAGCATCGGTGGTGACGGCATTGTTCTCATCGAGCCTTCTACCATAGCCGACGCAAAAATGCGTATGTTTAACGCTGACGGTACTGAGTCCGCAGTTGCAGGAAACCCTATCCGCTGTGTTGCAAAGTATCTGTATGATAACCATATGATACAATCAGAAAACGTCACCATTGAAACAGGAAACGGCGTGAAACAATTAGAACTATTTGTCCGTGAAAATGAAGTATACTCCGTATTGGTACAAATGGGCAAGGCTGACTTCAGCCCTAAGGCCGTTCCCGTTACCTTGGGAGAAGAAGCTGTGATTCACAAAGCAGTCACTGTGGGCAACAAGGAATACTTTATTACCTGCCTTTCCATGGGTAACCCCCACTGTGTGATTTTCACAGAGGATGTGGAATATATTCCTCTGGAGGAAGTTGGTCCTATGCTTGAGCATGCGCCTTTCTTCCCCGAACGGGCGAATATTTCCTTTGCTTCCGTGGAAGACCGCACAACCTTGCGTATGCGGGTATGGGAAAGAGGTATTGGCGAAACCATGGCCTGTGGCACAGGTGCTTGCGCTGTAGCTGCGGCGGCAGTTGCTTTGGGACATTGCCCCGATAAGCAGGACATTACTGTAAAACTTCGTGGTGGAGATTTGATTATTCACTGTGATGATAACAATATTAACATGACCGGTGATGCCCGCAAGGACTTCGAAGGTATCATTGAAATTTAA
- a CDS encoding carbamoyl phosphate synthase small subunit, with amino-acid sequence MKKAYLVLQNGKVFPATRFGKEGEITAELVFTTGMEGYLETLTDPSYHGQIVVQTFPLIGNYGVIPDDFESQSPSLSAYIVRNICDLPSNFRNEGTLGAYLEQQGVIGLCDLDTRALTKIIREYGVMNAAIVNEIPQDMEAFARSLSNAALSSSVDKVTCKEAYVLNPTGKKHVVLWDFGYKKNMGDELIKRDCKLTVVPAQTTAEEILSLKPDGILLSNGPGDPSDNKSIIENIGKTAQSKTPIFGICLGHQMLALAKGAISTKLKYGHRGANQPVRYTPTGRLYITSQNHGYAIKSETLPPSAVLSFTHVNDNTCEGVEYTDIPAFSVQFHPEACGGPKDTNFLFEQFMSLMGGNENAAE; translated from the coding sequence ATGAAAAAAGCATATTTGGTTCTGCAAAACGGAAAAGTATTTCCCGCAACACGCTTTGGTAAAGAAGGCGAAATTACGGCAGAGTTGGTTTTTACAACAGGAATGGAAGGTTATCTGGAAACCTTGACCGATCCCAGCTATCACGGTCAAATAGTAGTGCAAACCTTCCCGTTGATTGGAAATTATGGGGTAATACCCGATGATTTTGAAAGTCAATCTCCCTCCCTTTCTGCATATATCGTGAGAAATATCTGCGATTTGCCCTCTAACTTTAGAAACGAAGGCACCTTAGGGGCATATCTGGAACAGCAAGGGGTAATCGGCCTTTGCGATTTGGATACTCGCGCCTTAACAAAAATTATTCGTGAATACGGCGTAATGAATGCTGCTATTGTAAACGAAATTCCCCAAGATATGGAGGCCTTTGCAAGAAGCCTTTCCAATGCCGCTTTAAGCAGCAGTGTGGATAAGGTAACCTGCAAAGAGGCTTATGTACTAAATCCTACAGGGAAAAAGCATGTTGTGCTTTGGGACTTTGGCTATAAGAAAAACATGGGGGACGAATTAATCAAAAGAGACTGTAAGCTCACCGTTGTTCCCGCTCAAACCACAGCAGAGGAAATTTTGAGCTTAAAACCTGACGGAATCCTCCTTTCTAACGGCCCAGGAGACCCTTCGGATAACAAAAGCATTATCGAAAATATCGGCAAGACTGCCCAGAGCAAAACACCAATCTTCGGTATCTGCCTTGGACACCAAATGTTGGCATTGGCTAAGGGTGCTATCAGCACAAAATTGAAATACGGTCACAGAGGTGCAAATCAACCTGTACGCTATACCCCAACAGGCAGACTGTATATTACCAGCCAAAACCATGGCTATGCCATTAAATCCGAAACATTGCCTCCTTCCGCCGTGCTGTCCTTTACCCATGTAAACGATAACACCTGCGAAGGAGTCGAATATACCGATATCCCCGCTTTCTCCGTTCAGTTTCACCCCGAAGCTTGCGGTGGACCCAAGGATACCAACTTTTTGTTTGAACAATTCATGTCTTTAATGGGAGGGAACGAAAATGCCGCTGAATAA
- the rbr gene encoding rubrerythrin, with protein sequence MELKGSKTEANLKTAFAGESEARNKYTYYASVAKKEGYEQIAALFLETAGNEKEHAKIWFKLLHGGTVPSTAENLLDAAMGENYEWTDMYANFAKEAKEEGFDRIAYLFEAVAKIEKEHEERYRQLLENVKTGAVFSKEEESVWQCENCGHRHVGKDAPGLCPVCNHPQSYFRLASQNY encoded by the coding sequence ATGGAACTGAAAGGCTCTAAAACTGAAGCAAATTTAAAAACCGCATTTGCAGGTGAATCTGAGGCAAGAAATAAATATACATACTATGCAAGTGTGGCAAAAAAAGAAGGCTATGAGCAAATTGCTGCTCTTTTCTTAGAAACTGCCGGCAATGAAAAGGAACATGCAAAAATTTGGTTTAAGCTGTTACACGGTGGCACAGTGCCTTCCACAGCAGAAAACCTTCTGGACGCAGCGATGGGCGAAAACTATGAATGGACAGATATGTATGCAAACTTTGCAAAAGAAGCAAAAGAAGAAGGCTTTGACCGTATTGCTTATCTTTTTGAAGCAGTAGCAAAGATTGAAAAGGAACACGAAGAAAGATATCGCCAGCTTTTAGAAAATGTAAAGACTGGTGCAGTTTTTTCAAAAGAGGAAGAAAGCGTATGGCAGTGTGAAAACTGTGGTCACAGACATGTTGGTAAGGATGCTCCTGGACTCTGTCCCGTTTGCAACCACCCTCAGTCCTATTTCCGTTTGGCTTCCCAAAATTACTAA
- the argF gene encoding ornithine carbamoyltransferase: protein MKHFLKLLDCTTEEIIELLDLADQLKKYVKEGKEHHFLKGKTLGMIFEKSSTRTRVSFETGMYQLGGHALFISSKDAQIGRGEPTEDTARVLSRYLNGIMIRTFEQEEVETLAKYGSIPIINGLTDFCHPCQVMADLQTIREHKGKLEGLKMCYIGDGNNMANSLIVGGLKVGMTVSIACPEGYRPDGRILDFAKEYGNKFILTDDPKVAVKNADVVITDVWASMGQEEEQAIRAKAFDGYQINSELMALTNNGCMVQHCLPAHRGEEITADVFEAHADEIIDEAENRLHAQKAILVKLMG, encoded by the coding sequence ATGAAGCACTTTTTAAAGCTGTTAGATTGTACAACAGAAGAAATTATCGAGCTTTTAGACTTGGCTGATCAATTGAAAAAATATGTGAAGGAGGGTAAGGAACATCATTTCTTAAAAGGCAAAACCTTAGGCATGATTTTTGAGAAATCCTCTACCCGTACCCGTGTTTCCTTTGAAACAGGAATGTATCAGTTAGGCGGACATGCCCTTTTCATCAGCTCCAAGGATGCCCAAATTGGCCGCGGAGAACCCACCGAGGATACAGCCCGTGTGCTCTCTCGCTATTTAAACGGCATCATGATTCGTACCTTTGAACAAGAAGAAGTGGAAACCCTTGCAAAATACGGCTCAATCCCCATTATCAATGGCTTGACCGACTTTTGTCACCCTTGTCAGGTTATGGCGGACTTGCAAACCATCCGTGAGCATAAGGGAAAATTAGAAGGGCTTAAGATGTGTTACATCGGCGATGGAAACAATATGGCCAACTCCTTAATCGTAGGTGGCTTAAAGGTTGGAATGACAGTAAGCATTGCTTGCCCCGAAGGCTATCGTCCTGATGGCAGGATTCTTGATTTTGCTAAGGAATACGGCAATAAATTTATCCTCACTGATGACCCTAAGGTTGCGGTAAAAAATGCCGATGTTGTGATTACCGACGTTTGGGCATCCATGGGACAAGAGGAAGAACAGGCTATTCGTGCTAAGGCATTTGATGGCTACCAAATCAATTCAGAATTGATGGCACTGACCAACAACGGCTGTATGGTTCAACACTGCCTGCCTGCCCATAGAGGCGAAGAAATTACCGCTGATGTTTTTGAGGCACACGCAGACGAAATTATTGATGAAGCGGAAAACCGTCTTCATGCGCAGAAAGCAATTCTCGTAAAATTAATGGGCTGA
- a CDS encoding Crp/Fnr family transcriptional regulator gives MKNLRKNPIFSGVTADDIEKMIVCFEAEKKFFHEKQTAYVYDVGCQKVGLLYHGCVSINRLNADGSLDMLEYIEDSGIFGAAFSFFEHDDEFIVICEKDCAILFVDKSHLTKRCSNACAHHSIVIENLLTFMSKKIVNLTEKVDILSHRTIREKLLSYFRLQTAKTGKNFFQLPFSFLALSNYLCIDRSAMMRELKRMKEDNTVKVIDKNIFLNTPKY, from the coding sequence ATGAAAAATTTGCGTAAAAATCCAATTTTTTCCGGTGTAACCGCCGATGACATTGAAAAAATGATTGTGTGCTTTGAAGCGGAAAAAAAATTTTTTCATGAAAAACAAACGGCCTATGTTTATGATGTAGGTTGTCAAAAAGTTGGATTGTTATACCACGGTTGTGTCTCAATTAATCGGCTGAATGCCGATGGGTCATTGGATATGCTGGAATATATTGAGGATTCGGGAATTTTCGGTGCTGCTTTTTCTTTTTTTGAACACGACGATGAGTTTATTGTGATTTGCGAAAAGGATTGTGCTATACTTTTTGTAGATAAATCTCACCTTACAAAACGATGTTCAAACGCCTGTGCCCATCACAGTATTGTCATTGAAAATTTACTTACGTTTATGTCAAAAAAAATTGTGAATCTCACAGAGAAGGTAGATATTTTAAGCCATCGCACCATTCGAGAAAAGCTTTTAAGCTATTTTCGGTTGCAGACGGCAAAAACTGGAAAAAATTTTTTCCAACTGCCCTTTTCCTTTCTGGCATTGTCAAATTATCTTTGCATTGACCGTAGTGCAATGATGCGAGAATTGAAAAGAATGAAGGAAGACAATACAGTAAAAGTTATTGATAAAAACATTTTTTTAAATACGCCAAAATACTGA